One genomic segment of Candidatus Eremiobacterota bacterium includes these proteins:
- a CDS encoding EamA family transporter, which translates to MSLCAAIGLVIFGTLIGACGALLFKLAAKDFSLNPLKILTNWRLLLGGFLYLLSSVPFLFAIKHAEVSVLYPFVATSYIWVIMLSIAFLKEKMNTWKWMGIFFIILGVCFIGFGRSL; encoded by the coding sequence ATGAGCCTTTGTGCGGCAATCGGACTGGTAATTTTCGGCACCCTGATCGGGGCCTGCGGAGCACTGCTTTTCAAGCTTGCTGCAAAGGACTTTTCCTTGAATCCGCTTAAAATCCTCACAAACTGGAGGCTCCTCCTCGGAGGCTTTCTCTACCTTCTCTCGTCGGTGCCTTTTCTCTTCGCCATCAAGCATGCCGAGGTCTCAGTGCTCTATCCCTTTGTCGCCACAAGTTATATATGGGTCATCATGCTCTCCATAGCCTTTCTCAAGGAAAAGATGAATACCTGGAAATGGATGGGAATCTTTTTCATCATCCTGGGAGTCTGCTTTATCGGCTTCGGGCGCTCCCTCTGA
- a CDS encoding radical SAM protein, which translates to MENLPFNGRCPLKILLVANDIDSETYFSEMAVPMGLCYLASYTGAYLESPAEFRIVKGDEPFNASDYDIVGISSNTFHFQRACQLAEKVKRESQAPVIVGGPHVTALPHRLPSCFDAGVVGEGEEPFLALVKLFREAGSLPAGKLDGIAGIAYHEGGTVKMTPRPPLISPLERIPFPQRELFDLSGKMKQLFSGRGCPCRCHFCATPDSHYRKFPVPYTIKEIFELKHLYHTGGIVFQDDSFTMHKGWVREFVSAFTEAGLHRELSSFINLRADLIDEEMADLLKAMNVRLVYIGIESGSRKVLDYLKNGRISVKQVQRAIDLCVARDMQVEGSFILGSPCESEAELKETFNFIRDNYDEGKLDLVNLFLLVPFPGSALFRETMQRGLVKEEMNWRRLASMPLMQFNPRNYLYLNSEAIERKKFIEYVVHFQRLMHTLNMHGVKRLKENVYGPMGVEGI; encoded by the coding sequence GTGGAGAATCTCCCTTTTAACGGCAGGTGTCCATTGAAAATTCTCCTTGTTGCCAATGATATAGATTCCGAGACTTACTTCAGCGAGATGGCCGTGCCCATGGGGCTCTGTTACCTTGCCTCGTACACGGGGGCTTATCTCGAAAGCCCTGCAGAGTTCAGGATTGTCAAGGGCGATGAGCCTTTCAATGCCTCTGACTATGATATTGTGGGGATTTCCTCGAATACCTTTCATTTCCAGAGGGCCTGCCAGCTCGCAGAGAAGGTGAAGCGGGAAAGCCAGGCTCCCGTCATCGTGGGGGGGCCCCATGTGACAGCCCTTCCTCACCGCCTTCCCTCATGCTTTGATGCCGGTGTCGTCGGTGAGGGCGAGGAGCCGTTCCTGGCGCTGGTGAAGCTTTTCAGGGAAGCGGGAAGCCTTCCTGCGGGGAAACTTGACGGGATTGCCGGTATTGCCTACCATGAGGGGGGAACCGTAAAGATGACCCCGCGCCCCCCCTTGATTTCGCCCCTTGAGCGCATCCCCTTCCCGCAGAGAGAGCTTTTTGACCTCTCCGGCAAGATGAAGCAGCTCTTCAGCGGCCGCGGGTGCCCCTGCCGCTGCCATTTCTGTGCCACCCCCGACAGCCACTACAGGAAATTCCCGGTTCCCTACACCATCAAGGAGATCTTTGAGCTCAAGCACCTTTACCACACGGGCGGCATTGTGTTCCAGGATGATTCCTTCACCATGCACAAGGGGTGGGTACGGGAGTTCGTCTCAGCCTTCACGGAGGCGGGCCTTCACCGGGAGCTCTCCTCCTTCATCAACCTGAGAGCCGATCTCATCGACGAGGAGATGGCGGACCTTCTCAAGGCCATGAACGTCAGGCTGGTCTATATCGGAATCGAGTCGGGATCCCGGAAGGTGCTGGATTATCTCAAGAATGGCAGAATCAGTGTAAAGCAGGTGCAGCGGGCCATCGATCTCTGCGTGGCGAGGGACATGCAGGTCGAAGGATCCTTTATCCTCGGCTCTCCCTGTGAAAGCGAGGCAGAGCTCAAGGAGACCTTTAATTTCATCAGGGACAACTACGACGAAGGGAAGCTTGATCTTGTCAATCTTTTTCTTCTCGTGCCTTTCCCCGGGAGCGCCCTTTTCCGGGAGACCATGCAGAGGGGGCTCGTGAAAGAGGAGATGAACTGGCGCAGGCTCGCCTCCATGCCGCTCATGCAGTTCAACCCCAGGAATTACCTCTATCTGAACAGTGAAGCCATCGAGAGAAAGAAGTTCATTGAATACGTGGTCCACTTCCAGCGGCTCATGCACACCCTGAACATGCACGGGGTGAAGAGGCTCAAGGAGAATGTCTATGGCCCCATGGGTGTGGAGGGGATATAA
- a CDS encoding ABC transporter permease — protein MSILKTLSIASMTIEESLRKKIFYILLFLSLILVAFSSFFTSFGLGAQVTIMKDLSLFGISFFGLLFTISLFMNAVPGEIENRTIYPILAQPITRATYLWGKFLGIYSLIAVNLFVLGLELMVVLFPHENSWNFEVLKAVVLIILQCGLIGAFMMLFSLISSYPLAISATLFLFMVGNISYAYMGYLQAKLPPLFWSFLRYFKILLPKFDVFNIKNAVVHGHALIPGYMLTAIAYGVAYLVAVMMITLIIFEKKDL, from the coding sequence GTGAGCATCCTGAAAACTCTCTCGATTGCCTCAATGACCATTGAGGAGAGCCTCAGGAAAAAGATATTCTATATCCTTCTTTTTCTTTCGCTCATACTTGTGGCCTTTTCATCGTTCTTCACCTCTTTCGGCCTTGGCGCGCAGGTCACCATCATGAAGGATCTTTCCCTCTTCGGAATAAGCTTTTTCGGCCTTCTCTTCACCATAAGCCTCTTCATGAACGCCGTCCCCGGGGAGATAGAAAACAGGACCATCTATCCCATACTGGCCCAGCCTATCACCAGGGCCACCTATCTCTGGGGGAAGTTCCTGGGAATCTACTCCCTCATCGCGGTGAACCTTTTCGTGCTGGGGCTTGAGCTCATGGTGGTCCTCTTTCCCCATGAGAACTCATGGAACTTCGAGGTGCTGAAGGCAGTGGTGCTGATTATCCTGCAGTGCGGGCTCATTGGAGCCTTCATGATGCTCTTCTCTCTCATCTCATCATATCCGCTTGCCATCTCGGCAACCCTTTTCCTGTTCATGGTGGGAAACATCTCCTATGCCTACATGGGATACCTTCAGGCCAAGCTCCCTCCCCTCTTCTGGAGCTTCCTGAGATATTTCAAGATACTCCTTCCCAAATTTGACGTATTCAATATCAAAAACGCCGTCGTCCATGGCCATGCCCTCATTCCAGGGTACATGCTCACTGCCATCGCTTATGGCGTTGCCTACCTTGTGGCGGTCATGATGATTACTCTCATCATATTCGAGAAAAAGGACCTGTGA
- a CDS encoding PilZ domain-containing protein, with protein MTEESTGQELWNYEERRTEARKKISLKKTFPAEILIDDPQKCYLYIVDISRGGMKVMTELAFPDHRAFILRLYLDEEAVEFAVEKVWHRQVVGYMNAMGLKFIALSQKALNIIENFVAKYSIDTSKRIIKPNKMINLQIMRHDEWVPFYAYLLTLGPQGFEFTSDYEFPEGEEFPLRFFIAQGQPPIEVSAKILFIKEITLGRKKGWMEFVEITEQNRLRLLEHLDKTLQGELPSNIMAPIEGYVIDFIEEETKKKKKKDDHKKFQKIMDESSESDDPSNSDWKP; from the coding sequence GTGACGGAAGAATCAACAGGGCAGGAATTATGGAATTACGAGGAGCGCCGCACCGAGGCAAGAAAAAAGATAAGCCTCAAGAAGACATTTCCCGCTGAAATTCTCATAGACGACCCTCAGAAATGCTATCTCTACATAGTGGACATCAGCAGGGGAGGCATGAAGGTGATGACGGAGCTTGCCTTCCCCGACCACAGAGCCTTCATCCTGAGGCTTTACCTTGATGAGGAGGCCGTGGAATTCGCCGTGGAGAAAGTGTGGCACCGCCAGGTAGTAGGCTACATGAATGCCATGGGGCTCAAGTTCATCGCCCTTTCGCAGAAAGCGCTGAATATCATAGAGAATTTCGTGGCAAAATACTCCATTGATACCTCAAAAAGAATCATCAAGCCCAACAAGATGATAAATCTCCAGATAATGAGGCACGACGAGTGGGTCCCCTTCTATGCCTACCTGCTCACCCTTGGCCCTCAGGGCTTTGAGTTTACAAGTGATTACGAGTTCCCCGAGGGAGAAGAGTTCCCCCTGCGCTTCTTTATCGCCCAGGGACAGCCCCCCATAGAGGTATCGGCAAAAATTCTCTTTATCAAGGAGATCACCCTGGGAAGGAAAAAAGGGTGGATGGAGTTTGTGGAGATTACAGAGCAGAACCGCCTCAGGCTTCTGGAGCACCTTGACAAGACCCTGCAGGGTGAGCTTCCCTCAAACATCATGGCTCCCATCGAGGGATATGTCATTGATTTCATCGAAGAAGAAACCAAGAAAAAGAAGAAAAAAGATGACCATAAGAAATTCCAGAAAATCATGGATGAATCATCTGAGTCTGACGATCCTTCAAACAGCGACTGGAAGCCTTGA
- a CDS encoding cob(I)yrinic acid a,c-diamide adenosyltransferase produces the protein MSIEPQDAPCGFIRIFIGSGQGKSHAALGLAFRAVAYGMKSHVIQFLKSNSSSEPLSQVEKQLPLFKIDSFGQHCPFGDLLNNGLINCKECRKCYVSPRNTRQMDREFAELAFEMAQGVARSGEYQVLVLDEVLRAIEYGLLESGELAGFLKDKPRNLEIILTGPGAPDEIVKLSHVVTYFMPVKRPLGQEMKPRRGIDF, from the coding sequence ATGAGCATAGAACCTCAAGATGCCCCCTGCGGCTTTATCAGGATTTTTATCGGAAGCGGGCAGGGGAAGAGTCATGCCGCCCTGGGCCTCGCTTTCAGGGCCGTGGCGTACGGTATGAAGTCCCATGTAATCCAGTTCCTGAAGTCCAACTCCTCCAGCGAGCCTCTCTCGCAGGTTGAGAAGCAGCTCCCCCTTTTCAAAATTGACAGTTTCGGCCAGCACTGCCCCTTTGGGGACCTTCTCAACAACGGCCTCATCAACTGTAAAGAGTGCAGGAAGTGCTATGTGAGCCCCAGGAACACCCGGCAGATGGACAGGGAGTTCGCCGAGCTCGCCTTCGAGATGGCCCAGGGCGTGGCCAGATCAGGAGAATATCAGGTCCTGGTCCTCGACGAGGTGCTGAGAGCCATTGAATACGGGCTGCTTGAAAGCGGCGAGCTCGCCGGCTTTCTCAAAGACAAGCCCCGGAACCTGGAAATCATCCTTACCGGCCCTGGGGCGCCTGATGAAATAGTGAAGCTCTCCCATGTGGTCACCTATTTCATGCCGGTGAAAAGGCCTCTCGGCCAGGAAATGAAGCCCCGCCGGGGGATAGACTTTTAA
- a CDS encoding tetratricopeptide repeat protein, producing the protein MNKKIAALIVLLVFCAVIGARLESMQLVQNRIQAGSSSTQMLLSLLGELRYTLAAFIWLKTEFYHHEYEFTQKDWRQNEPLMPLIRLVTLLDPHFVQAYDFGGYHLAVNLKKPDEALNFLHEGIEHNPQSFELLWETGYILYQEKKYREAIPYLLQALPLWRQSSSMDNVALKEIWVVSRIAHSYWELGEYQNAEKYLREWLTLAPMANWPVEKLKEIEAMKKSPKK; encoded by the coding sequence ATGAATAAAAAGATAGCTGCCCTTATCGTCCTGCTGGTCTTCTGCGCCGTAATCGGGGCCCGCCTTGAATCCATGCAGCTTGTGCAGAACAGAATCCAGGCCGGGAGCAGCTCAACACAGATGCTCCTCTCCCTCCTTGGCGAGCTCCGTTACACCCTGGCGGCTTTTATCTGGCTCAAGACGGAGTTTTATCATCATGAGTACGAATTCACGCAGAAGGACTGGAGGCAGAACGAGCCCCTCATGCCTCTCATCAGGCTCGTGACGCTGCTGGACCCCCACTTCGTCCAGGCCTATGACTTCGGGGGCTATCACCTGGCGGTGAACCTGAAAAAGCCTGACGAAGCCCTCAATTTCCTCCATGAGGGCATCGAGCACAATCCCCAGAGCTTTGAGCTCCTCTGGGAGACAGGGTATATCCTCTACCAGGAGAAAAAATACCGTGAAGCCATCCCCTACCTGCTCCAGGCCCTTCCCCTCTGGAGGCAGAGCTCCTCGATGGACAACGTGGCCCTCAAGGAGATCTGGGTCGTGAGCAGGATTGCCCACAGCTACTGGGAGCTGGGAGAATATCAAAATGCCGAAAAATACCTCCGCGAGTGGCTCACCCTCGCTCCCATGGCCAACTGGCCCGTTGAAAAGCTAAAAGAGATTGAAGCCATGAAGAAATCCCCAAAAAAATGA
- a CDS encoding peptidoglycan recognition family protein, translating to MTGGATVRVRIVIMLLLMLFSLSPLRANEYTNKDIEALKAVQKSAPAPRKPVAPARSSGTVPLDGTGGPVYKNENIKNLKTNDANSSYQRSGSQDATARPKTTQETINYLSPDGSLKIEVKPKATAGKKAVQKDKYPPKDKKATKPPRAKQQENPAYLSISSIRQKLLPYEQWKDEYEEYSDIHYNERTMVLTPKMIVLRSTYSPTLEPVWDMFYRGSLYDEGDEGLLYGHLSAHFIIDRNGIITQTLPLNVRSKGAYGVNHQALTIELLGATSQELLENSLQKKALLALLSELMKKFSIPISKIYGHCEVAQGKSAVPEYTEFGDSDYPDFYSPDKRCYDPGPHYVQKLKEHFARQAARGQ from the coding sequence ATGACAGGAGGTGCCACGGTGAGGGTCAGGATAGTAATTATGCTGTTGTTGATGCTTTTTTCCCTTTCCCCCCTGCGTGCCAATGAATATACCAACAAGGACATAGAGGCTCTCAAAGCTGTCCAGAAGAGCGCACCTGCGCCTAGAAAGCCCGTGGCTCCCGCCCGCTCCTCCGGGACAGTCCCCCTTGACGGCACAGGCGGCCCGGTGTATAAAAACGAGAATATCAAAAACCTGAAAACCAATGACGCAAACTCGTCATACCAGAGAAGCGGCTCGCAGGACGCCACGGCCCGGCCGAAAACCACCCAGGAGACTATAAACTACCTGAGCCCCGACGGCTCTTTGAAAATTGAGGTGAAACCAAAGGCCACGGCCGGGAAAAAAGCCGTGCAGAAAGATAAGTACCCGCCTAAAGACAAAAAAGCGACCAAGCCTCCCAGGGCGAAACAGCAAGAAAACCCCGCGTATCTCTCGATCTCCTCGATCAGGCAGAAACTGCTCCCCTATGAACAATGGAAAGATGAATATGAAGAATATTCCGACATTCATTACAATGAGAGAACCATGGTACTCACGCCAAAAATGATAGTGCTGCGCTCCACCTATTCGCCCACCCTGGAGCCGGTGTGGGACATGTTCTACAGGGGCTCCCTTTATGACGAGGGTGATGAGGGCCTCCTTTACGGCCATCTTTCAGCCCATTTCATCATCGACAGGAACGGTATCATCACCCAGACCCTCCCCCTGAACGTGCGCTCGAAAGGGGCCTATGGCGTCAACCATCAGGCCCTCACCATCGAGCTCCTGGGTGCCACAAGCCAGGAGCTTCTGGAGAACTCTCTGCAGAAGAAAGCGCTCCTCGCCCTTCTCTCTGAGCTGATGAAGAAATTTTCCATACCGATCAGCAAGATTTACGGGCATTGCGAAGTGGCCCAGGGAAAATCGGCTGTCCCCGAGTATACGGAATTCGGTGACAGTGATTATCCGGACTTTTATTCACCGGACAAGAGATGCTATGATCCCGGCCCGCATTATGTTCAGAAGCTGAAGGAGCATTTTGCCAGGCAGGCTGCCAGGGGCCAGTAA
- a CDS encoding cyclic nucleotide-binding domain-containing protein, with product MRLEFYQKLVDAIKMQEFSRHFDEADYESFKDAFKDRLFRTGQKILWRGQKGLFFFIIGAGKVSVRITGEDGQEKTIAVLEAGSFVGEISVLYSRPRIADCYAEEDDTLLFFLDLRNFNEFFAVKPEVRQALEAIAKSRMQQTRTQKSEIGAEVDEDSSMEKEKQALLDAIDTAALIDDLPAIDFDMFTGKAMEPLPAVPEAETAAPAPEVPSLEIPAGEIPSLEALAAEAPAAEAPPAEIHTAEAPAFPEPEAPGPQEEQSDADLLGKALEQSGILHFVTPGDHDSLKALFSRQELKKGESRRYNANGAQHFIVLARGTLAVVPLKDSPLEITLKPGQYFGEIGLAWSLHHGGDLHSREDSVYFSAEKERLSSFLSAQDPLREFIEKRALVTIFKGPFRHLTCHPHFESLLKKYLKRFKIDFFQNAPS from the coding sequence ATGCGGCTTGAATTCTATCAGAAGCTTGTTGACGCGATAAAAATGCAGGAGTTTTCCCGCCATTTTGACGAGGCGGACTACGAGAGCTTCAAAGATGCCTTCAAGGACCGGCTTTTCAGGACAGGCCAGAAAATCCTCTGGCGAGGCCAGAAAGGGCTTTTCTTCTTCATAATCGGGGCGGGGAAAGTATCGGTAAGGATTACCGGAGAGGACGGACAGGAAAAAACGATAGCCGTCCTCGAAGCCGGCAGCTTTGTCGGAGAGATATCGGTGCTTTATAGCCGCCCCCGCATCGCTGACTGCTACGCGGAAGAAGATGACACGCTCCTCTTCTTCCTTGACCTGCGGAACTTCAACGAGTTCTTCGCGGTGAAGCCCGAAGTGAGGCAGGCCCTGGAAGCCATCGCAAAGAGCAGGATGCAGCAGACCAGGACCCAGAAGAGCGAGATTGGCGCGGAAGTTGATGAAGACTCTTCGATGGAGAAGGAAAAACAGGCCCTTCTTGATGCCATAGACACGGCGGCCCTCATCGACGACCTCCCTGCCATAGATTTTGACATGTTTACCGGCAAAGCCATGGAACCGCTCCCTGCAGTCCCCGAAGCTGAGACCGCTGCGCCTGCGCCGGAGGTCCCGTCCCTGGAAATACCTGCCGGTGAGATCCCGTCTCTGGAGGCGCTTGCTGCAGAAGCGCCGGCCGCAGAGGCTCCACCTGCAGAGATTCATACCGCGGAAGCGCCGGCCTTCCCGGAACCGGAAGCGCCGGGACCGCAGGAGGAACAGTCAGACGCGGACCTTCTGGGAAAAGCATTGGAACAGTCGGGAATTCTTCACTTCGTCACCCCCGGGGATCATGACTCCCTGAAAGCACTCTTTTCCCGCCAGGAGCTGAAAAAGGGGGAAAGCCGCCGCTACAATGCCAACGGTGCACAGCACTTCATAGTGCTTGCCAGGGGAACCCTCGCGGTGGTGCCTCTGAAGGACTCCCCCCTGGAAATCACTCTGAAGCCCGGACAGTATTTTGGAGAAATCGGGCTGGCATGGAGCCTTCATCATGGCGGGGACCTTCACTCCCGCGAGGACTCAGTCTATTTTTCCGCAGAAAAAGAGCGTCTCTCCTCGTTCCTTTCAGCCCAGGATCCCTTAAGAGAGTTTATCGAAAAAAGGGCTCTCGTGACGATCTTCAAAGGGCCTTTCCGCCACCTCACCTGCCATCCGCACTTCGAGAGCCTGCTGAAAAAATACCTCAAGCGCTTCAAGATAGATTTTTTTCAGAACGCCCCCTCTTAA
- a CDS encoding ABC transporter ATP-binding protein, which translates to MGKLAIETHGLSKIYRSGKKKLSALKELDLHVEEGHVFGFIGPNGAGKTTTIKVLMGLISPTSGEASIFEEPIATVASKEKIGYLSEIAYYYSFMEAENLLHFYGALRGIGREKRRQRIKEYLELVGLAQRGRTRLREYSKGMLQRFGIALALIGDPPLLILDEPTSGLDPIGRKEVKDVIMRLKARGITIFLSSHHLSEVERICDMIGIIHRGTMLQCAPLSHFLEQGRKVYTIRYTGGEPAFEEALASRKITVEKTENHTKKMVVEEKDVPELLKLLLERGGQLVEVIPGPGSLEEIFFDIITKGGKEE; encoded by the coding sequence ATGGGAAAATTGGCAATAGAGACCCATGGGCTCTCAAAGATATACCGGTCAGGCAAAAAGAAGCTGAGCGCCCTGAAAGAGCTCGACCTTCATGTTGAAGAAGGGCATGTCTTCGGGTTTATCGGTCCTAACGGCGCCGGCAAGACCACCACCATCAAGGTGCTTATGGGCCTTATCAGCCCCACTTCAGGCGAGGCCTCCATATTCGAGGAGCCAATCGCTACAGTGGCTTCAAAAGAAAAGATCGGCTACCTTTCTGAGATTGCCTATTATTACAGCTTCATGGAGGCGGAAAACCTTCTTCACTTTTACGGTGCCCTCAGGGGGATCGGGAGAGAAAAAAGAAGGCAGAGAATAAAAGAGTATCTTGAGCTAGTAGGCCTGGCGCAAAGGGGGAGGACACGGCTCAGGGAGTATTCAAAGGGGATGCTGCAGCGCTTCGGCATCGCCCTCGCCCTCATAGGTGATCCGCCCCTTCTCATCCTGGACGAGCCCACGTCGGGACTCGATCCCATCGGGAGAAAAGAGGTCAAGGATGTCATCATGCGCCTCAAAGCGAGGGGCATCACCATTTTCCTGAGCTCCCACCATCTTTCCGAAGTGGAGAGAATCTGCGACATGATAGGTATCATCCACCGGGGGACCATGCTTCAATGCGCCCCCCTCTCGCACTTCCTGGAACAGGGGAGGAAAGTGTATACCATCAGATACACGGGTGGGGAGCCCGCCTTTGAAGAAGCCCTCGCTTCGCGGAAGATCACCGTGGAAAAAACGGAAAACCACACGAAAAAAATGGTCGTGGAAGAGAAGGACGTTCCTGAGCTGCTCAAGCTCCTCCTTGAGAGGGGAGGGCAGCTTGTGGAAGTGATACCGGGGCCGGGAAGCCTTGAGGAGATCTTCTTTGACATCATCACCAAGGGAGGAAAAGAGGAGTGA
- the corA gene encoding magnesium/cobalt transporter CorA codes for MKRLKGKKTRKLMGAKEAQKSPQGTEASSPLKITIIDYDEQHLEIRETHAIEDAFPYSDTSTVTWINVDAINNAEVLEKLGKHFAIHPLIIEDISNPTERAKVEDFDEYLYLVLKMLSPGSEGEIVQEQVSIVVGSKFVITFQEEEKSGDVFQPIREKIKACKGRIRKMGPDYLAYSLVDAIVDNYFVILEKTGDHIEDLEEKLMLKPSPATLQGIHILKREMIFLHRSVWPLREVISRLQRGESALIQETTRTYLRDVYDHTIQVIETVETYRDMISGMLDTYLSSISYKTNEIMKVLTIMSTIFIPLTFFAGVYGMNFRHFPELEWHHGLLLFWIVNCIVAGSMLIYFRRKRWI; via the coding sequence ATGAAGAGACTCAAAGGGAAAAAAACCAGGAAGCTCATGGGTGCCAAAGAGGCACAGAAATCACCGCAGGGCACTGAAGCCTCCTCCCCGCTTAAAATCACCATAATAGACTACGATGAGCAGCACCTGGAAATCAGGGAGACCCATGCTATCGAGGATGCGTTCCCCTACAGCGACACCTCAACGGTGACATGGATCAACGTAGATGCCATCAACAACGCCGAGGTGCTGGAAAAACTGGGAAAGCACTTTGCCATCCACCCCCTTATCATTGAGGATATCTCGAATCCCACGGAGCGGGCCAAGGTCGAGGATTTTGATGAGTACCTCTACCTTGTGCTCAAGATGCTCTCACCGGGAAGCGAAGGGGAGATAGTGCAGGAGCAGGTGAGCATCGTGGTGGGCTCAAAGTTCGTCATCACTTTCCAGGAAGAGGAAAAATCGGGAGATGTCTTCCAGCCCATAAGGGAGAAGATAAAGGCCTGCAAAGGGCGCATCAGGAAGATGGGCCCCGATTACCTGGCCTACAGCCTTGTTGACGCTATCGTGGACAACTACTTCGTCATCCTTGAGAAAACAGGCGATCACATAGAGGACCTCGAGGAAAAACTGATGCTCAAGCCTTCACCGGCGACGCTCCAGGGGATCCACATACTGAAAAGGGAGATGATATTCCTCCACCGCTCCGTGTGGCCCCTCAGAGAAGTGATAAGCCGCCTCCAGAGAGGCGAATCGGCCCTCATCCAGGAAACTACCCGCACCTATCTGCGCGATGTGTATGATCACACCATCCAGGTCATTGAGACCGTGGAGACGTACAGGGACATGATCTCGGGGATGCTGGACACCTATCTCTCAAGCATCAGCTACAAGACCAATGAAATCATGAAAGTCCTCACCATCATGTCCACCATTTTCATCCCTCTCACCTTTTTTGCCGGTGTGTATGGCATGAACTTCAGGCATTTTCCCGAGCTCGAGTGGCACCATGGCCTGCTGCTGTTCTGGATTGTGAACTGCATCGTGGCAGGCTCCATGCTGATCTATTTCAGGAGAAAACGCTGGATTTAA